Sequence from the Bacillota bacterium genome:
GGATGCTTTTTTGTATGGTGCAGCGGTCCAAGTCCCGGAAGCGATGGGCAAGGAGGCGGCAGACAAGACATGCTCTCGGACATATTAGTCCTAGAACAGGAAGCAGTGGAGGTGTTGTCAGTGACGGGAAAAAGAAGGGGGAAGGAAGTCGACCCCAGGGACATTGACCTAATCGAAGCACAGCTGGGCAGAAGACCCAAGGGTGTGGCGGAGATAGTCACCCGATGCCCCAGCGGAGCTCCCCAGGTAATTAAGAATATCCCGGTAACCTTTGACGAAGAGGATCCCCAGTCACCACCTCGGATTTTGCCTACCCTGTACTGGCTCACCTGCCCAGAGCTGTTGACCGCGGTGGCTCGCCTAGAGGCTGAGGGAATGGTTTCCAAGTTACAGGAAATAATAGACAAGGATCCCAGGTTGACCGAAAGACTACAAACCGCCCATGCCCGCCACGCTCGCCAGCGCCGGGAGCTGGTCACCGACACCGCTTGGGCCAGCCGTTGGCCCCAACAGTTTACGGTGATCAGTCAGACGGGAGTGGGAGGAATTCGAGGCAGCGGAATCAAGTGCCTGCATACCCACTACGCCGACTTTCTCGCCACCGGTGATAACCCCGTGGGAGAGCTGGTGCACAAGGAGCTAAAGCTCCGAGGATGGCTGCCTTGTCAAGAAGCAGGGCTAGGGGGCAGTATCCCTTGCTTTACCCAGGCCAAAGACGAAATCCAGCCAGATACCGAGGTCGAAGCGGGCAAGCTCCTTGCCGCGGGCAAGGTGGGTACGAATTCCTGTAGAATTGTTGTCACCCAAGGGGAGCCTAGCCGCAGCCAAGACCTTACCGTCGTCGCTGACTGGAGTGTAGAGTCCCGGATCGGCGCCGGGGTCGATGAGACCAAGAGCTTAAGTCCCGAGGCGGTGGACCGCACCATCGCGGCTCTCAAGCAATTACTGGCCCAAACAGAGATCTGGGGTGCAGCTTTAGTGGATCTGGCGGGAACCGGTGCGCTGCGGGAGGCTGCCAATGCCGAGGAGTTTGTTGATAGAGTTAAGGCAGAGGTGGGAGTGGACCTGAGGATTATCTCTGGGAGCGAGGAGGCTCGGTTGTCCTATGCCGGGGCCACCGCGAAGCTGCCGGAGGAACAGAGAAAGGAAGCAACGGTGATCGACATCGGCGGCGGGAGCACCGAGATAATGGGCCAGCAGGGAGAGCTCGTCCTCAGCCTTGAGGTGGGGGCGGTGCGGTTGACGGAGCGCTGGCTGGGCGAGGGCAACGGTGCCTACGGAGATTCTAGTCAGTGGGAAGAGCTACTTACCTTTGCTACCAGGGCTGTTGAAGCAGCCCTTGCCACCCAGGGCCAGAAGTTGGTCCCATCTAGCCAAGTGGTGGGCGTTGGGGGTACCTTTACTACCCTAGCGGCTATTAGGGGTGAGGTGAGGGACTATCACCGGGCAAAGGTAGAGGGCATGGGGCTAGCCCTGGAGGAATTTGATCAGATTGGCAGAAGGCTCTTCGCCTTACCGCCGGAAAAGCGGGTCAACATCCCTGGACTTCCCCCGGCTAGGGCTGATATAATCACCGAGGGAGTTGCTATTGCCTTGGCTGTACTGCAGCAGCTGGGCGCCGATGGAGTCATGGTATCCACCAACGATATGCTGCTGGGAATGATTTTGCAGGCGGGGAAGGTCAAGGCTTAGCTTCCTGGGGTTGCCTGCCGATAGATAGTTGACGTCGCTGCCTTGACGTACTATAATAAAGTGAGTTGACGCCGGGGTGTTGGAACAGGTAGACAATGGGGACTTAAAATCCCCTGGGCCCTTTGTGCCCGTGCGGGTTCGAGTCCCGCTCCCGGCACCACTGTGACGGCCTGTTGAGGTCGTCTTTTCTTTTTATCGGGATTATCACTTGGATGATCGGGTAGACAAGTTTTCCCGAAGAAAGGATTGAGGGTCTTGGTGACCAGGTTAGTGGTAGCTGTCACCGGCGCCAGCGGCTCGATTCTGGCAGTACGGCTTTTGGAAGCGCTGGCCCAAAGGGACTGTGAAGTTCACTTAGTGGTGAGTGACGCGGCGCAGCAGACGCTGGAGCTGGAGACCGATTACAAGCTGGATTACTTAGCTTCCTTGGCGGATCGGACCTACAGCAACCGGGATGTGTCCGCGGCCTTGGCCAGTGGGTCCTTTCCCGTCACCGGGATGGTGGTGGTCCCCTGCAGTGTCAAGACCCTGGC
This genomic interval carries:
- a CDS encoding DUF501 domain-containing protein, which translates into the protein MLSDILVLEQEAVEVLSVTGKRRGKEVDPRDIDLIEAQLGRRPKGVAEIVTRCPSGAPQVIKNIPVTFDEEDPQSPPRILPTLYWLTCPELLTAVARLEAEGMVSKLQEIIDKDPRLTERLQTAHARHARQRRELVTDTAWASRWPQQFTVISQTGVGGIRGSGIKCLHTHYADFLATGDNPVGELVHKELKLRGWLPCQEAGLGGSIPCFTQAKDEIQPDTEVEAGKLLAAGKVGTNSCRIVVTQGEPSRSQDLTVVADWSVESRIGAGVDETKSLSPEAVDRTIAALKQLLAQTEIWGAALVDLAGTGALREAANAEEFVDRVKAEVGVDLRIISGSEEARLSYAGATAKLPEEQRKEATVIDIGGGSTEIMGQQGELVLSLEVGAVRLTERWLGEGNGAYGDSSQWEELLTFATRAVEAALATQGQKLVPSSQVVGVGGTFTTLAAIRGEVRDYHRAKVEGMGLALEEFDQIGRRLFALPPEKRVNIPGLPPARADIITEGVAIALAVLQQLGADGVMVSTNDMLLGMILQAGKVKA